From the Candidatus Methylomirabilota bacterium genome, one window contains:
- a CDS encoding tripartite tricarboxylate transporter substrate-binding protein gives MYRRLLAGWSALIALASVVGPAQAQSFYEGKTVRIIVGLAPGGGFDTYARTIARHLGKHIAGNPAIIVDNMPGAGSLVSANHLYRVAKPDGLTVGHFNGTLVLGQVLGQRAIEFDARKFEFIGAALKEDVVCALTRTSGITTVEKWMAARTPVKLGGTGPLASPDNTARILKTALGLPIQLVSGYKGTADIRLAADGGELAGGCWAWDSVKVTWRKALEDGAVVVVLQAVAKGFPDLPGVPLAIDLAKTDEARRLIEVGVHHTGAFARPFVLPPGTPRERVQILRRAFQETLKDKAFLAETERARLGLDPVTGEELERMVSELFTLDPALLARLKQILQD, from the coding sequence ATGTATCGACGCCTTCTCGCCGGGTGGTCGGCGCTGATCGCCCTCGCCTCGGTCGTCGGCCCGGCTCAGGCCCAGTCGTTCTACGAGGGCAAGACCGTGCGTATCATCGTGGGGCTGGCTCCCGGCGGCGGCTTCGACACGTACGCCAGGACTATCGCGCGGCACCTGGGCAAGCACATCGCCGGGAATCCCGCCATCATCGTCGACAACATGCCGGGGGCCGGAAGCCTCGTCTCCGCCAATCACCTTTACCGGGTGGCCAAGCCCGATGGTCTCACCGTGGGACATTTCAACGGGACGCTGGTACTGGGTCAGGTGCTGGGCCAGCGGGCGATCGAGTTCGATGCCCGGAAGTTCGAGTTCATCGGGGCCGCCCTCAAGGAGGATGTCGTCTGCGCCTTGACCAGGACCAGCGGCATCACGACCGTGGAGAAATGGATGGCCGCCAGGACACCGGTCAAGTTGGGGGGCACCGGCCCTCTGGCCTCTCCCGACAACACGGCCAGGATCTTGAAGACGGCTCTCGGGCTCCCGATCCAGCTCGTCTCGGGCTACAAGGGAACCGCTGACATCCGTCTGGCCGCCGACGGCGGAGAGCTGGCCGGGGGCTGCTGGGCCTGGGACTCCGTGAAGGTGACCTGGCGCAAGGCCCTGGAGGACGGCGCGGTCGTCGTGGTCCTGCAAGCGGTCGCCAAGGGATTCCCGGATCTGCCCGGCGTGCCCCTGGCCATCGACCTGGCCAAGACCGACGAGGCGCGGCGGCTGATCGAAGTCGGCGTCCACCATACCGGCGCCTTCGCCCGCCCCTTCGTGCTGCCTCCGGGCACCCCCCGGGAGCGAGTCCAGATCCTGCGCAGGGCCTTTCAGGAGACGCTGAAGGACAAGGCCTTCCTGGCGGAGACGGAAAGGGCCAGGCTCGGCCTCGATCCGGTCACCGGCGAAGAGCTGGAGAGGATGGTCTCGGAGCTCTTCACGCTGGATCCCGCCCTGCTCGCCAGGCTGAAGCAGATCCTCCAGGACTGA